Genomic segment of Nostoc sp. TCL240-02:
CTGGTGTCTGCCGCCAACGAGCATCAGCATGACGGTGCATGGTTCCTAACCCCGAACATGGAGCATCAAGTAATACGCGGTCTGCGGTGTTTTGAAATTGGTTGGAATGGCGGCTGTCGCCAGTGTAAATTTGGATAGATTGTAAATCTAGGCGTTGAGAATTTTCTTGAAGTTTGCGAAGACGAGAAGCGGTGCGATCGCAAGCCCAAATTTTCCCACTATCTGCCATTAACTCAGCAATGTGGGTTGTTTTACCCCCTGGTGCAGCACAGGCATCAATTACCACCTCACCTGGTTGGGGGTCGAGCAAATGACTTACCAATTGGGCACTAGCATCTTGTACAGTCCACCAACCTTCTCTAAAACCAGGTAGTTTTTGAATTGATCCAGTATTACCAATAAATCGTAAAGCTTGGGGTAAATCAGGAATCCGTCTTACCAAAAGACCAACAGATTGCAAAGCCGCCTCAACTTCTTCGATTGAAGTGCAAAGTGGGTTGATACGCAAGTCAATTGTTGGTGATTGGTTCATCCATTCACACAGTTGCTCTGTCTCGGTCAAACCCAGTTGTTCTAACCAGACTTGAATAATCCAGTCAGGAAAACTGTGTAAAATACCCAAGCGTTCCACTGGGTTTTCTGGAAGTTGTAACGGATCAAAATGGGGAACTGGGGACTGGGGACTGGGGACTGGGGACTGGGGATTGATTATTTGCCTTGTCTCCTTGTCCCCTTGTCCCCTTATCTCCCCTACTCCCCTGCTCCCCTGCCCCTCTGCTTTTCTGAGATACTGGCGTAATAGACCGTTAACAAAACCCGTAAGTCCAGAAAAACCATTTTCTTTAGCGAGTTGGACGGTGGTATTAACAGCAGCAGAGGCGGGAATACGCTCTTGATAGCGCAGCTGGTAGAAACCCAAATGCAAGATGGTGCGGAGGTCTTGTGGTTGTTGGTGAGATTTCTTTTTGGCGAATTGATCTATGAGAGTATCTAGAGTGCGCTGCCTTCTGACGCTTCCATAAACCAATTCTGTCACCAATCGGCGATCGCTATCAGGCAAATTAACTTTTTGCAGTACTCTATCTAGGGCAACATCAGCATAAGCCCCCTTATGAACATCTCGCAGGGCGATAAAAGCTAGTTGACGGGGGTTTGTCATGGAAACATGAATCAGGAGTCAGGAGGCTTTTGTATTCTAACTCCCAACTCCTGTACAGACGCTATTAATCGCGTCTCTTCTAACTTCCCTATCTAGGCATATACGGGTCTACACTAGCGATTTCAAACTCACATGCTCTAGAAACCTGTTCTGCTGGTAATTTACCAAAGCTGATTAATGGCAAATAAGTGGGGTTTGCCATCAGTTCTTTCGCCAATAAGAACCCAGTAATTGTCCAAGTTTGATATTTCCTAGCTTGTTTCCCAATCAGTCGCCCTTTCTTACCGTCATAATATTCTGGCCATTGATCTGTACTGAGCCGTCCTTGAGCAGTTTGAATAGCCTTTTGTGCAAGACTTATTTTGTTAGTTTTCACAGCCGCAGCTGCCAACATCCACATTAAAACTGGCCAACTACCAGCATTATGATACGACCAAGGGATATTTTTGGGGTCACATCCAGTTACAATTCTGTATTCTTCATGTTCTAAAGCTGGGAAACAAATTTTCATCGGCATATCTCCCACCAAATCATCCCATCGTTCCTCAATGAGAGTCATAATTGCTTGTGACTGTTCTTCGGTGGCTAAGTCTGAAATAATCGCCATTAAGTTTCCGAGTGAAAAGAAGCGAGTATCTAGCTGCGACGGCCCGACATTACCCGCTAAATAACCACCTTTTTTTGGCAACCATTTATCTAATTCATAATAGGGAACAGAATCTACATATATGTTGAACAAATTCACAGCACCTTTACCATATTCTTCACTTTTGAAGCGATAAATTTCATTCAGCCGATTAATATCTATCCAATAATGCTGGCGAATATGAGCGCATAAAAGAGGCAACCTGTTATCAATGGCTGCAACAATATCGGAATTCCCTTGACAAATTAGCAGTTCACGAGATGCACGCAATGCCGTGTAAAAAAGAACTTGCAATTCTAAAGGATGCCCATAAATGCCCATACGACGGTCAATCATACAAGCACCATCTGGAACCAATAGCGTTGGATACATATCAAAGCGATTCGCCAAACAGATTTCCATGATTAACCTGATCCCATTTTGGAATTCAGGTTGATAAGCTAGAGAAAAATCTTCAGTGGCGACTACATAGGCACGTAACAAAATAATCCACCATAAACAAGAATCAACAGGTGTAACTCTAGCGATCGCATGTTCGCCAAAGTCTGCTTCTAGATATTCTTGCCCATTGTCTGATACAACTTTGAAGCTAGCTGGTATTAATCCTCTTCCAGGCTTATAAGCATCTAATGCCTTTTCTTTAGGCTGTAACTTTAAGGTTTCTTCTAAGAAATTACGAACAATATCTGTTCTACCTTTGATCAGAAAAATTAGAGCTGAAGAGACAAAATCCCGAACAAAGCACTGGTCATAATTGAGAGCCTCTACAGATGCATCATAAGCGGCTACAGTACCAACGGGGCGGCCTTGATAATAGAGAATTGATTTTTCTAGTGTTAGCCACGCTTCTTCCACTTCTTTGAA
This window contains:
- a CDS encoding 16S rRNA (cytosine(967)-C(5))-methyltransferase yields the protein MTNPRQLAFIALRDVHKGAYADVALDRVLQKVNLPDSDRRLVTELVYGSVRRQRTLDTLIDQFAKKKSHQQPQDLRTILHLGFYQLRYQERIPASAAVNTTVQLAKENGFSGLTGFVNGLLRQYLRKAEGQGSRGVGEIRGQGDKETRQIINPQSPVPSPQSPVPHFDPLQLPENPVERLGILHSFPDWIIQVWLEQLGLTETEQLCEWMNQSPTIDLRINPLCTSIEEVEAALQSVGLLVRRIPDLPQALRFIGNTGSIQKLPGFREGWWTVQDASAQLVSHLLDPQPGEVVIDACAAPGGKTTHIAELMADSGKIWACDRTASRLRKLQENSQRLDLQSIQIYTGDSRHSNQFQNTADRVLLDAPCSGLGTMHRHADARWRQTPESVLELSVLQKELLTHTSTFVKAGGVLVYATCTLHPAENEEVISAFLAASPHWQIEPPRGIELAASAYSTPQGWFKVWPHRQDMDGFFMVRLRKTNNSE
- a CDS encoding glycoside hydrolase 100 family protein, whose translation is MHLNELETTENFKEVEEAWLTLEKSILYYQGRPVGTVAAYDASVEALNYDQCFVRDFVSSALIFLIKGRTDIVRNFLEETLKLQPKEKALDAYKPGRGLIPASFKVVSDNGQEYLEADFGEHAIARVTPVDSCLWWIILLRAYVVATEDFSLAYQPEFQNGIRLIMEICLANRFDMYPTLLVPDGACMIDRRMGIYGHPLELQVLFYTALRASRELLICQGNSDIVAAIDNRLPLLCAHIRQHYWIDINRLNEIYRFKSEEYGKGAVNLFNIYVDSVPYYELDKWLPKKGGYLAGNVGPSQLDTRFFSLGNLMAIISDLATEEQSQAIMTLIEERWDDLVGDMPMKICFPALEHEEYRIVTGCDPKNIPWSYHNAGSWPVLMWMLAAAAVKTNKISLAQKAIQTAQGRLSTDQWPEYYDGKKGRLIGKQARKYQTWTITGFLLAKELMANPTYLPLISFGKLPAEQVSRACEFEIASVDPYMPR